One Natronosalvus halobius genomic region harbors:
- a CDS encoding pirin family protein encodes MEDSSSAQTQSRIYTAPRTEISQNQGKFRIHFNFPGQAVPGHDDHGYGPLATVVESFMDPGTLIRMHQHRDEEIVSWVPDGVMRHDDREGNNLVTDAEHLMVMNAGSGFWHAEETLVDDPPLRMLQIFVRPHSLDLEPGIQHEPIPDPVPNEWRHLFGPTESDAPLSVRNDVHCYDCRLDADATTTLPSRSGWDTYCYVFEGAIDIGEESVGYTETALVTGESDVSVTATDNSTIVAFAINPDAPITRQGTIGR; translated from the coding sequence ATGGAAGACTCCTCTTCAGCACAGACACAGTCACGAATATATACTGCTCCACGAACGGAAATTTCCCAAAATCAGGGAAAATTCAGGATCCACTTTAACTTTCCCGGCCAGGCCGTGCCGGGCCACGACGACCACGGTTACGGCCCACTGGCGACGGTCGTTGAGTCGTTCATGGACCCGGGGACGCTGATCCGGATGCACCAGCACCGCGACGAAGAGATCGTTTCCTGGGTGCCTGACGGTGTGATGCGCCACGACGACCGCGAGGGCAACAATCTCGTCACGGATGCCGAACACCTGATGGTGATGAACGCCGGCAGCGGCTTCTGGCACGCCGAGGAGACACTCGTGGACGACCCACCGCTGCGGATGCTCCAGATCTTCGTCCGCCCGCACAGTCTCGATCTCGAGCCCGGCATTCAACACGAGCCGATCCCGGACCCGGTCCCCAACGAGTGGCGCCACCTGTTCGGCCCCACGGAAAGCGACGCCCCGCTGTCCGTCCGCAACGACGTCCACTGCTACGACTGCCGACTCGACGCCGACGCCACGACCACGCTCCCGTCTCGGTCAGGCTGGGACACCTACTGCTATGTCTTCGAGGGAGCAATCGACATCGGCGAAGAGTCAGTCGGCTACACCGAGACCGCACTCGTGACGGGCGAGAGCGACGTATCCGTCACCGCAACCGACAACTCGACCATCGTCGCGTTTGCCATTAACCCCGACGCTCCGATCACTCGACAGGGTACGATCGGCCGCTGA
- a CDS encoding ABC transporter ATP-binding protein, translating to MNEIVDADVSRRSERTKSSAGTVELDGLQKEFGEITAVDGLSLRIESGEFLTLLGPSGCGKSTTLRMISGLETPTAGDVYISGERITSAAANKRDTSMVFQEWALFPHMTVEENISFGLEMDGVPADERADRVSEALELVELPGYHDRKATELSGGQKQRVAMARAIVCEPDVLLLDEPLASLDRKLRQHMQVELKKIQEELGITFIYVTHDQEEALTMSDRIAVVNEGQIEQVGPPNELYKTPETKFVATFLGETNLFEGMVSSDGTTLQSDDYTINVDGRGAHGGAQAVLSVRPEEIAVADSDGHFGYQNEWEGTVTEAIYKGSLKNYQVDIGSRSLEVECQSNNKTDDFDVGDRVTIGFPSTVGQVIAD from the coding sequence ATGAACGAAATCGTAGATGCCGACGTCAGTAGACGAAGCGAACGCACCAAGTCGAGTGCCGGAACCGTGGAACTCGATGGGCTTCAAAAGGAGTTCGGGGAGATTACCGCCGTTGACGGCCTCAGTCTCCGGATCGAGTCGGGCGAGTTTCTCACGCTTCTCGGCCCCTCTGGCTGTGGCAAATCGACCACCCTGCGGATGATAAGCGGTCTCGAAACGCCTACGGCTGGCGATGTGTACATCAGCGGCGAGCGGATCACGAGCGCGGCCGCGAACAAGCGCGACACGAGCATGGTGTTCCAGGAGTGGGCACTGTTCCCGCACATGACCGTCGAAGAGAACATCTCGTTCGGACTCGAGATGGACGGCGTCCCCGCCGACGAGCGGGCCGACCGCGTCTCCGAGGCGTTGGAACTGGTCGAACTCCCGGGATACCACGACCGAAAGGCGACCGAATTGTCAGGAGGACAGAAACAGCGGGTAGCGATGGCCCGAGCCATCGTCTGTGAACCCGATGTCCTGTTGCTCGACGAACCCCTGGCGAGTCTCGACCGCAAACTGCGCCAGCACATGCAGGTCGAACTCAAAAAGATCCAGGAAGAACTGGGGATTACGTTCATCTACGTCACACACGATCAGGAGGAGGCGCTGACGATGTCCGACCGAATTGCTGTCGTCAACGAGGGACAGATCGAGCAGGTCGGGCCGCCGAACGAACTGTACAAGACACCCGAGACGAAGTTCGTTGCGACGTTCCTCGGTGAGACGAATCTCTTCGAGGGGATGGTCTCGTCCGACGGGACGACCCTTCAGTCCGATGATTACACCATCAACGTAGACGGACGGGGGGCCCACGGCGGAGCACAGGCCGTTCTCTCGGTCCGTCCCGAGGAAATCGCGGTGGCCGATTCTGATGGACACTTCGGCTATCAAAACGAGTGGGAAGGAACCGTCACCGAAGCCATCTACAAGGGATCGCTGAAGAACTACCAGGTAGATATTGGTTCCCGATCGCTCGAAGTCGAATGTCAGTCGAACAATAAAACCGACGACTTCGACGTCGGCGATCGAGTGACGATCGGGTTTCCCTCGACCGTCGGACAGGTAATCGCGGACTGA
- a CDS encoding ABC transporter substrate-binding protein — translation MSKFTDGVLASSRGDRSGSSRRRFVQSVGLAGTAALAGCLGGSEGGSTINVLTWEGYGTDTIIDEFESEHDATVNISLLSSDSEGFNMLQSGGTSDYDLLTLNNTWAARHAEAGTIEPLDPDDFPEMDNFLEQFQWPFDSFAYDDEMYALPTRWGWDTLTVNTDEVPEEHYESYEVLWTGGPDGQYKGKMGIMDWPTWNIPKIAQSLGYDPFKQTEEELDDIQDHLIRMFENMGSIYSGTSAIRQAFLQEDIVISPVGNFTMSELRAEGHDWVNVVLPEQGGMQWTEGMCLVEDPSNRELAIEFMNRIISPEGQHSVAWDPAAKSPPVNTESFDLFDADQQEALMFHEDGFDAAETISQQTTPYEFAEDTELWTEMWEEAKADGGI, via the coding sequence ATGAGTAAGTTTACCGACGGTGTACTCGCTTCCAGTCGCGGAGACCGCAGCGGTTCTTCGCGGCGTCGATTCGTACAGTCAGTAGGACTCGCCGGAACGGCAGCGTTGGCGGGCTGTCTCGGCGGATCTGAAGGCGGATCCACGATCAACGTCCTCACCTGGGAAGGGTACGGCACCGATACGATCATCGACGAGTTCGAATCGGAACACGACGCGACCGTCAATATCAGCCTCCTCTCGAGCGACTCGGAGGGGTTCAACATGCTCCAGAGCGGTGGGACGTCCGACTACGACCTGCTCACACTGAACAACACGTGGGCAGCCCGTCACGCCGAAGCAGGAACGATCGAACCACTCGATCCGGATGACTTCCCGGAGATGGATAACTTCCTCGAGCAGTTCCAGTGGCCGTTCGACTCGTTCGCCTACGACGACGAGATGTACGCGCTGCCGACGCGATGGGGGTGGGACACGCTGACGGTGAACACGGACGAGGTTCCAGAAGAACACTACGAGTCGTACGAGGTACTCTGGACTGGCGGCCCAGACGGTCAGTACAAGGGCAAGATGGGCATCATGGACTGGCCAACGTGGAACATCCCGAAGATTGCACAGTCGCTTGGCTACGACCCGTTCAAACAGACTGAGGAGGAACTGGACGACATCCAGGATCACCTCATCAGGATGTTCGAGAACATGGGTTCGATCTACAGCGGTACCAGCGCGATTCGGCAGGCGTTCCTTCAGGAGGACATCGTCATTTCGCCGGTCGGGAACTTCACGATGTCCGAACTTCGCGCGGAGGGCCACGACTGGGTCAATGTCGTCCTCCCCGAACAGGGTGGAATGCAGTGGACGGAGGGCATGTGTCTAGTCGAAGATCCGTCCAACCGGGAGCTCGCGATCGAATTTATGAACCGCATCATCTCTCCCGAGGGACAGCACAGTGTCGCGTGGGATCCGGCAGCGAAGAGCCCACCGGTGAACACCGAATCCTTCGATCTGTTCGACGCGGACCAACAAGAAGCTCTGATGTTCCACGAAGACGGGTTCGACGCCGCGGAAACCATCTCTCAGCAGACTACGCCGTACGAGTTCGCGGAAGACACCGAGCTGTGGACGGAGATGTGGGAAGAGGCCAAAGCCGACGGCGGAATCTAG
- a CDS encoding ABC transporter permease → MPADPNKNESKSRTIINRVRRSDGFLATGGPILLLELLFFVGPLLIMFFIATMRMENLALEPAYTLENYVGVFTGSANRLAFVNTTMIAVLTTVTAVVVAYPFAYYIARFGGQYQNLLLILVMIPFWTNYIVRIYGWQIILGSRGVLNSALIWMGVINEPISWLINTKFSIWLGLTYLWLPFMVLPLYSSLEKIDEDLIEAAYDLGASRLAVFRRIVLPLSIPGLVGGIIFVFIFSMGAYIVPAMIGGGELFVGTRIEYTFGIGGNWPMGAALGSVLMLIVAGVLWTLMGYTNVEEMF, encoded by the coding sequence ATGCCGGCAGATCCAAACAAAAACGAGAGTAAATCTCGGACTATAATCAATCGGGTGAGACGATCGGATGGATTCCTGGCGACAGGGGGACCGATTCTGTTGCTTGAGTTGCTCTTCTTCGTCGGTCCGCTTCTCATTATGTTCTTCATCGCGACGATGCGGATGGAGAACCTGGCGCTCGAACCAGCGTACACGCTCGAAAATTATGTAGGAGTGTTTACGGGCTCGGCGAACCGACTTGCGTTCGTCAATACGACGATGATCGCCGTGTTGACGACGGTGACGGCGGTGGTCGTCGCCTACCCGTTCGCCTACTACATCGCCCGGTTTGGGGGGCAGTATCAGAACCTGCTATTGATTCTGGTCATGATCCCGTTCTGGACGAACTACATCGTTCGGATCTACGGGTGGCAGATCATTCTCGGTTCGAGAGGCGTCCTGAACAGCGCGCTCATCTGGATGGGTGTGATAAACGAACCGATCTCGTGGCTCATCAATACGAAATTCTCTATCTGGCTCGGTTTGACTTATCTGTGGCTTCCGTTTATGGTACTCCCGCTATACTCCAGCCTCGAAAAGATCGACGAAGATCTGATTGAGGCTGCCTACGACCTCGGCGCGTCGCGTCTGGCGGTGTTTCGCCGCATCGTCCTTCCGCTGTCGATTCCCGGTCTCGTCGGCGGAATCATTTTCGTCTTCATCTTCAGTATGGGTGCGTACATCGTGCCGGCGATGATCGGCGGGGGCGAGTTGTTCGTCGGGACGCGAATCGAGTACACGTTCGGTATCGGTGGCAACTGGCCGATGGGGGCGGCCCTCGGCAGCGTCCTTATGCTGATTGTCGCCGGCGTCCTGTGGACGCTCATGGGATACACTAACGTGGAGGAGATGTTCTAA
- a CDS encoding ABC transporter permease, giving the protein MSTETTSDTSNVEGETGIRLDSVLTVAERYWLPVWTGLVFLFLYAPIAVLIVFSFEQGTFSSLPWDGFTTQWYAEMANDTRLIRATMNSLRVGVVVTIGATILGTLGAIALVRSDFRGQGLFRGLIIAPMTIPGLILGIALLLWFNILNINTSLQTVMIGQLVFVTPFVVITVSARLRGFDPQLEEAARDLGASKWQTYRRVTLPILMPGIISGALFAFTLSFDDFLIAFFTSGVQNTLPIYIWSKIQHGTDPVINAISTMVLLFSIALIVASELIRRR; this is encoded by the coding sequence ATGAGTACCGAAACGACGAGCGACACCTCGAACGTTGAGGGCGAGACGGGGATTCGTCTCGATTCGGTTCTGACCGTCGCGGAACGCTACTGGCTACCAGTCTGGACGGGTCTCGTATTCCTGTTCCTCTATGCGCCTATCGCCGTGCTGATCGTCTTCTCGTTCGAGCAGGGGACGTTCTCGTCGCTTCCGTGGGACGGATTTACGACGCAGTGGTACGCGGAGATGGCGAACGATACGCGCCTCATTCGGGCGACGATGAACAGTCTGCGCGTTGGAGTCGTCGTGACGATCGGTGCGACGATCCTCGGTACCCTCGGTGCGATCGCGCTCGTCCGATCTGATTTCCGCGGACAGGGGTTGTTCCGCGGTCTCATAATCGCGCCGATGACCATCCCGGGACTCATCCTCGGTATCGCACTGTTGCTCTGGTTCAACATTCTGAACATCAATACGTCGCTGCAGACGGTAATGATCGGACAGCTCGTCTTCGTGACGCCGTTCGTCGTCATCACTGTGAGCGCGCGACTCCGTGGCTTCGATCCCCAGCTGGAGGAGGCAGCCCGCGATCTTGGCGCGAGCAAGTGGCAAACCTACCGTCGCGTAACGTTACCTATCCTGATGCCCGGGATCATCAGCGGCGCACTGTTCGCGTTCACCCTCTCGTTCGACGACTTCCTGATCGCGTTCTTCACCAGCGGCGTCCAGAACACGCTCCCGATCTACATCTGGTCGAAGATTCAGCACGGCACCGATCCCGTCATCAACGCGATCAGTACGATGGTGTTGCTGTTCAGCATCGCACTCATCGTTGCGAGTGAACTCATCCGGAGACGATAG
- a CDS encoding aspartate aminotransferase family protein has translation MEIWDSLESAYVDRTPRSKECYEEIRNHVPAGVASTYRAWDPHPFIVDRAEGVHLHDVDGNSYLDFDMNNGAGMVGHTHPDVNAAVAEQLDEGTLFTHPHDLLAEAAKELKKRWDPVDLVRFTNSGTESTMHAIRIARAYTGKDKLLKIEGSYHGAHDAVLISKSTPEGKLGHPERPPKLIESEGIPEAVAETVEVAPWNDLDAVEGIMREHMNEIGALIVEPIVMNVGVTQPYGEFLQGLRELCDEYGITYIFDEVKTGVKVAPGGAAEYYGIEPDLVTMAKSIGGNFPVGAFGGREEVMRTIEDGAAHYGTYNGNPLVLRAVTTVLRDVLTDDAYDHVDGLGERLVAGYEDVMADAGIAGHVEHVNSQGIVHFTDEHIENYRDFVEHIDVEFHENYWFAMLEQGVLPHPHDASQQWTISVQHEEEHIEQHLEAFKTVAPQLAEKQ, from the coding sequence ATGGAGATTTGGGATAGCCTCGAATCAGCGTACGTCGATCGAACGCCACGGAGCAAGGAATGCTACGAAGAGATCCGAAACCACGTCCCGGCCGGCGTGGCTAGTACGTACCGCGCCTGGGATCCGCACCCATTCATCGTCGATCGTGCGGAGGGCGTTCACCTCCACGACGTAGATGGTAACAGCTATCTCGACTTCGACATGAACAACGGCGCGGGGATGGTTGGGCACACCCACCCGGACGTCAACGCGGCAGTCGCGGAGCAACTTGATGAGGGCACCTTGTTCACGCACCCCCACGACCTCCTCGCGGAGGCTGCGAAGGAACTCAAAAAGCGGTGGGATCCTGTCGATCTGGTCCGGTTCACCAACAGCGGGACGGAGAGTACGATGCACGCGATCCGTATTGCGCGAGCCTACACGGGGAAGGATAAACTCCTGAAGATCGAAGGCTCCTACCACGGTGCTCACGACGCCGTGTTGATCAGCAAGTCGACGCCGGAAGGAAAGCTCGGCCACCCGGAGCGGCCGCCGAAGCTGATCGAAAGCGAGGGGATTCCCGAGGCGGTCGCCGAGACGGTCGAGGTCGCTCCGTGGAACGATCTCGATGCCGTCGAGGGGATCATGCGCGAGCACATGAACGAGATCGGCGCGCTCATCGTCGAACCGATCGTAATGAACGTCGGCGTCACGCAGCCGTACGGAGAATTCCTACAGGGTCTCCGTGAACTCTGTGACGAGTACGGCATCACCTACATCTTCGACGAGGTGAAGACGGGAGTCAAAGTCGCCCCGGGCGGCGCCGCGGAGTACTACGGCATCGAACCCGATCTGGTCACGATGGCCAAGAGTATCGGGGGCAACTTCCCCGTCGGAGCCTTCGGCGGTCGAGAGGAGGTTATGCGGACGATCGAAGACGGCGCGGCCCACTACGGAACCTACAACGGTAATCCGCTCGTCCTCAGGGCGGTCACGACTGTCCTCCGTGACGTGCTGACTGACGACGCTTACGACCACGTCGATGGGCTCGGTGAGCGACTCGTCGCCGGTTACGAGGACGTCATGGCCGACGCTGGGATCGCTGGCCATGTCGAACACGTCAACTCACAGGGAATCGTCCACTTCACCGACGAACATATCGAGAACTACCGTGACTTCGTCGAACACATCGACGTCGAGTTCCACGAGAACTACTGGTTCGCGATGCTCGAACAGGGCGTCCTACCGCACCCTCACGACGCCTCCCAGCAGTGGACGATCAGCGTCCAGCACGAGGAAGAACACATCGAGCAACACCTGGAGGCGTTCAAGACGGTCGCCCCGCAACTCGCGGAGAAGCAGTAA
- a CDS encoding aminotransferase class III-fold pyridoxal phosphate-dependent enzyme — translation MTDASTLLEPFIVQPPTLEEQQAARIAEHEFGKQGTVTELGGERDQNFRIDVGDGEAYVLKISSPADDVSSLDLQTEALRHVHRIDPDLPVMEPVPTVDGSSWTSVDDGETYFVRMFTHVSGRTVSGEELDEDALYEYGAVVARLGRSLRGFFHPDADYEILWDLRHASELRSVLEYVTDEERHELASRILDRFEDRVEPVFDVLRAQVIHNDLTLDNVLLDERNQVSGIVDFGDLTHTALVSDLVMAVASVMYRREDPIEAAQAVIRGYVSVTPLEDEEASLLVDLVAARHLTWGVTVAWRADEHPEKIDEHSVAGVDDGWELLRSLDEWGLDVVGRRLRTAALGGDLPYPRLETSELVSRRRQVLGSSPLSYDDPVHTVAGEDVWLYDSAGRRYLDAYNNVQVVGHANPAVTDAIEGQASKLATNTRYLHEAPVTLAERILATMPEELDRILFVNSGSEATDTAWRLATAATGNNGAIVSGNAYHGITEATTAQSPAIWPEGFCPDHIETVQPPIDESPHRTHADRDPVESMTESLATLENQGSGTAAFIFDSLFTSDGIHPPAEEQLELMIDRVREAGGIVVADEVQTGYGRCGSNLWGFQSAGVVPDIVTLGKPMGNGHPVAAVVTRSDIASTLYDQTGFFSTFGGNPVSCTAALAVLDEIQERDLLTQVGEVGKYLSDGLRELAVEYELIGEVRQRGLMIGVELVRDQETWEPAPNEATAIVNGLRQRRILIGSTGQYSNVLKIRPPLVFEKEHADRLLEGLNDVLGE, via the coding sequence ATGACAGACGCGTCCACGTTGTTAGAACCGTTTATCGTACAGCCCCCGACGTTAGAGGAACAGCAAGCGGCACGAATCGCCGAACACGAGTTTGGTAAGCAAGGGACGGTGACAGAACTCGGTGGAGAGCGGGACCAGAACTTTCGAATCGATGTCGGCGACGGCGAGGCGTACGTACTGAAAATCTCCAGCCCGGCCGATGACGTCTCGTCACTCGACCTGCAGACCGAGGCCCTGCGCCACGTGCATCGGATCGATCCTGACCTCCCAGTGATGGAGCCCGTTCCGACGGTTGATGGATCGTCCTGGACGTCCGTCGATGACGGTGAGACGTACTTCGTGCGGATGTTCACACACGTTTCGGGGCGAACTGTTTCGGGAGAGGAGCTCGACGAGGACGCCCTGTACGAGTACGGGGCGGTAGTGGCGAGACTTGGGAGATCGCTCCGTGGCTTTTTCCATCCAGATGCGGACTACGAGATACTGTGGGATCTGCGACACGCCTCCGAACTTCGATCTGTACTTGAGTACGTTACCGACGAAGAACGACACGAGCTCGCCAGCCGCATCCTCGATCGGTTCGAGGATCGGGTCGAACCGGTTTTCGATGTACTCCGTGCACAAGTAATCCACAACGATCTCACGCTCGACAACGTGCTGCTGGATGAGCGAAATCAGGTCAGCGGAATCGTAGATTTCGGCGATCTCACCCATACGGCCCTCGTGAGCGACCTCGTGATGGCTGTCGCGAGCGTAATGTATCGCCGTGAAGATCCGATCGAGGCAGCCCAGGCGGTGATCCGGGGCTATGTTAGCGTTACGCCACTCGAAGACGAGGAGGCTAGCCTACTGGTAGATCTCGTCGCGGCACGGCATCTCACCTGGGGAGTCACGGTCGCGTGGCGGGCCGACGAACATCCTGAAAAGATCGACGAGCACAGCGTCGCCGGCGTCGACGACGGATGGGAACTATTGCGATCGCTCGACGAATGGGGACTGGATGTCGTCGGTCGGCGTTTGCGAACCGCTGCGCTTGGCGGTGACCTTCCATATCCCCGACTGGAGACGTCCGAATTGGTCTCTCGGCGACGCCAGGTTCTCGGATCGTCGCCACTCTCGTACGACGACCCCGTCCATACCGTCGCCGGCGAGGATGTATGGTTGTATGACTCCGCCGGCCGGCGCTACCTCGACGCGTACAACAACGTCCAGGTTGTGGGTCACGCAAACCCCGCAGTCACGGACGCCATCGAGGGGCAGGCATCCAAACTGGCTACCAACACTCGGTACCTGCACGAAGCGCCAGTCACGCTGGCCGAACGTATCCTAGCGACGATGCCCGAGGAACTGGACCGAATCCTGTTCGTCAACTCCGGAAGCGAGGCGACTGACACCGCCTGGCGGTTGGCCACGGCCGCCACCGGAAACAACGGCGCAATCGTTTCGGGGAACGCCTATCACGGCATTACCGAGGCGACAACGGCGCAATCGCCCGCAATCTGGCCCGAAGGTTTCTGTCCAGATCACATCGAGACGGTCCAGCCACCGATCGATGAATCCCCTCACCGAACGCACGCAGACCGAGACCCGGTCGAAAGCATGACCGAGTCGCTGGCAACCCTCGAGAATCAAGGGTCGGGAACTGCGGCATTCATATTCGACTCGCTGTTCACCAGCGACGGTATCCACCCGCCTGCGGAAGAGCAATTAGAGTTGATGATCGATCGCGTCCGTGAGGCAGGGGGAATCGTCGTCGCGGACGAGGTACAAACCGGGTACGGACGGTGCGGTTCGAACTTGTGGGGGTTCCAGAGCGCAGGCGTCGTCCCCGACATCGTTACCCTAGGCAAGCCGATGGGCAATGGACATCCCGTCGCAGCCGTTGTGACGCGGTCAGATATCGCGTCAACGCTGTACGATCAGACGGGTTTTTTCAGTACGTTCGGCGGGAATCCCGTGTCTTGTACGGCTGCGTTAGCGGTGCTGGACGAAATCCAGGAGAGAGACCTGTTGACTCAGGTTGGCGAAGTCGGCAAGTACCTGAGTGACGGGCTACGAGAACTGGCAGTCGAATACGAACTCATCGGCGAGGTTCGTCAACGAGGGCTGATGATCGGTGTCGAACTCGTCAGAGACCAGGAGACCTGGGAGCCGGCACCGAATGAGGCGACGGCGATAGTCAACGGACTCCGTCAGCGTCGAATTCTCATTGGTTCGACCGGCCAGTACAGTAACGTGCTGAAGATCCGACCGCCGCTGGTGTTCGAAAAAGAGCACGCAGACCGCCTCCTGGAGGGGCTAAACGACGTCCTCGGGGAGTAG
- a CDS encoding glutamine synthetase family protein, producing MTDATNRMVELIEDPAVDHVFIEFADVNGISRSKQLTADTFLEKWADGFTMNLVLLAQTPRNHVPEGSGLGAEIGHGDGIVHPIPETTTRLPWRENAVRVLCTFTHEGKQLASSPRAALESVLAANDFGFDFYAGSELEFYLLEEGPEDEYIPATGGNHECVSWATEEVAGFYDQLVEWAGDYGIDLTALHHEHGAGQLEVLFDYGQPLEQADTTFDFKRLVKQVGRSFDQWPTFMAKPFADRPGSGYHLHVSAFDDGENAFEADTDGTLSERGRYFVGGLMEHADALTALGTPNINGFKRFEPSSFVPYSASWGYDNRMTAVRVPLGEPRLEARIASADANPYLVMAGTIAAGLDGLRRELEPPAPTEGDPTGDRPELPRSPDLALRALETDDRLVELLGEDVVRMFAASKRRELQAFRDHVTDWERDQYVKTV from the coding sequence ATGACCGACGCGACCAACCGAATGGTCGAGCTGATCGAGGACCCGGCGGTCGACCACGTCTTCATCGAGTTCGCAGACGTCAACGGGATCTCTCGGTCGAAACAGCTCACTGCCGACACCTTCCTGGAGAAGTGGGCGGACGGGTTCACGATGAACCTCGTGCTGTTGGCCCAGACGCCACGCAATCACGTCCCGGAGGGATCCGGACTCGGCGCGGAGATTGGGCACGGTGATGGGATCGTCCATCCGATCCCGGAGACGACGACACGCCTCCCCTGGCGCGAGAACGCCGTCCGGGTGCTGTGTACGTTCACTCATGAAGGCAAGCAGCTGGCGAGTTCGCCGCGTGCGGCCCTGGAGTCGGTACTCGCGGCCAACGACTTTGGGTTCGACTTCTACGCCGGAAGCGAACTCGAGTTCTACCTCCTCGAGGAGGGGCCTGAGGACGAGTACATCCCCGCGACCGGCGGCAACCACGAGTGTGTCTCGTGGGCAACCGAAGAGGTCGCCGGCTTCTACGACCAACTCGTCGAGTGGGCTGGCGACTACGGAATCGATCTGACCGCGCTCCACCACGAACACGGAGCCGGCCAGCTCGAGGTGCTGTTCGACTACGGCCAACCGCTCGAACAGGCGGACACAACCTTCGACTTCAAGCGACTCGTCAAGCAGGTCGGCCGGAGCTTCGATCAGTGGCCGACATTTATGGCCAAGCCCTTCGCCGACCGACCGGGCAGTGGCTATCACCTCCACGTGAGCGCGTTCGACGACGGGGAGAACGCCTTCGAGGCCGACACGGACGGCACACTCTCCGAGCGGGGCCGGTACTTCGTCGGTGGCCTGATGGAACACGCCGACGCGCTGACCGCGCTTGGCACACCGAACATCAACGGGTTCAAGCGATTCGAGCCGAGTTCGTTCGTCCCCTACAGCGCCTCGTGGGGGTACGACAACCGAATGACCGCGGTCCGCGTCCCGTTGGGAGAGCCCCGTCTGGAAGCGCGGATTGCCAGCGCCGACGCCAATCCCTATCTAGTCATGGCCGGGACGATTGCTGCGGGCCTCGACGGGCTCCGACGCGAACTGGAACCGCCGGCGCCGACCGAAGGTGACCCGACCGGCGACCGACCTGAACTCCCGCGCTCGCCAGATCTCGCCCTCCGCGCGCTTGAGACAGACGACAGGCTCGTCGAACTCCTCGGAGAGGACGTCGTGCGCATGTTCGCAGCCTCGAAGCGGCGTGAGCTGCAGGCGTTCCGAGATCACGTCACCGACTGGGAACGCGACCAGTACGTGAAGACGGTCTAA